In the genome of bacterium, one region contains:
- a CDS encoding inorganic diphosphatase — MNLWHDISPGKPDAINVIIEINKGSKNKYEVDKETGLIALDRVAHTAQDFPFDYGFVPQTLWDDGDALDVIVLTTYPLLPGILVRVRPVALMRMIDGGEGDDKLIAVPRDDPRWGDTEDLRDINKHTLREMEHFYSTYKKLQNKVVEVTGFAGASAARAAFARGQKLYRERYSSAKK, encoded by the coding sequence ATGAACCTCTGGCACGACATCAGTCCCGGGAAACCGGACGCGATCAACGTCATTATCGAGATCAATAAAGGCTCGAAGAATAAGTACGAAGTCGACAAGGAGACTGGCCTCATCGCGCTTGACCGCGTCGCACACACGGCGCAGGATTTTCCGTTCGACTACGGCTTCGTGCCGCAGACGCTCTGGGACGACGGCGATGCCCTCGACGTCATTGTGCTCACGACCTATCCGCTGCTCCCGGGGATTCTCGTCAGGGTGCGACCTGTCGCGCTCATGAGAATGATTGACGGCGGCGAGGGGGACGATAAGCTGATCGCCGTGCCGCGCGACGATCCGCGCTGGGGCGATACAGAGGACCTCCGAGACATCAACAAACACACGCTTCGCGAAATGGAGCACTTTTACTCAACCTACAAAAAGCTCCAGAATAAAGTGGTTGAAGTAACCGGTTTTGCGGGCGCGAGCGCTGCGCGCGCGGCGTTTGCGCGGGGGCAAAAGCTCTACCGCGAGCGCTATAGCTCGGCAAAAAAATAG
- the nusA gene encoding transcription termination factor NusA produces MLDLKALNAALEQLESERGIEREKIIDAIEQALATAYKKEYGKRGQIVRARFSTDAGTTAFEQVKEVVDETLVRTPEEREDERAREIEKAEEKSIGAGVKLTARSSEETGVEPEDGRDDTEDGEKDERVNFNPEHHIFIEDARKIKRDVALGDEIVFPLEPKEDFGRIAAQTAKQVVIQKLREAERESVLGEFSGKQGEIVSGTVQRIERGNIFIDLGRTVGLLAREEQIPGERYRQGERVRAYLYAVDDSPRGVYLRLSRTHPQFLKRLFEIESPEIASGTVEVKTIAREPGSRSKIAVASSDAHVDPVGSLVGQRGVRVSTVTSELGGEKIDIIEWSEDPAEFIEDALSPARVLEVALDEQDHRATATVAPEQQSLAIGKGGQNVRLAAKLTGWKIDIRSAQGAESEDKETDASIENTAAASEESLEEMQNEKIKDQNDNEKIPNDTPEK; encoded by the coding sequence ATGTTGGACCTCAAAGCCCTCAATGCCGCACTCGAACAGCTTGAATCCGAACGCGGCATCGAGAGAGAAAAAATTATTGACGCGATTGAGCAAGCCCTCGCCACTGCCTACAAAAAAGAGTACGGCAAGCGCGGGCAAATCGTGCGCGCCCGCTTTAGTACCGACGCCGGCACGACCGCCTTCGAGCAGGTGAAAGAAGTCGTGGACGAGACACTTGTCCGCACTCCAGAGGAGCGCGAAGACGAGCGCGCACGTGAGATCGAAAAGGCGGAAGAGAAGAGTATCGGAGCCGGCGTAAAGCTCACAGCGCGAAGCTCGGAGGAGACAGGGGTGGAGCCCGAAGACGGTCGAGACGATACCGAGGACGGGGAGAAAGACGAGCGCGTTAACTTCAACCCCGAGCACCATATCTTCATCGAGGATGCCCGCAAGATCAAACGCGACGTTGCACTCGGCGACGAGATCGTCTTCCCGCTCGAGCCAAAGGAGGATTTCGGACGCATCGCCGCGCAGACCGCAAAGCAGGTCGTCATCCAGAAACTCCGCGAAGCCGAGCGTGAGTCGGTACTCGGCGAATTCAGCGGCAAGCAGGGGGAAATCGTCTCCGGCACGGTGCAGCGCATCGAGCGCGGCAATATTTTTATAGACCTCGGGCGCACCGTGGGGCTCCTCGCGCGCGAGGAACAAATACCCGGCGAGCGCTATCGGCAGGGCGAGCGGGTGCGGGCATATCTCTACGCCGTCGACGACTCGCCGCGCGGTGTCTACCTCCGCCTCTCGCGCACGCACCCACAATTTCTGAAACGCCTCTTTGAAATCGAGTCGCCGGAGATCGCAAGCGGCACCGTCGAGGTGAAGACGATCGCCCGCGAGCCCGGCTCCCGCTCGAAAATCGCCGTTGCCTCAAGCGACGCGCATGTGGACCCGGTGGGATCGCTCGTGGGGCAGAGAGGCGTACGTGTGTCCACTGTGACAAGCGAGCTTGGCGGCGAGAAAATTGATATTATAGAATGGTCGGAAGATCCGGCTGAGTTCATCGAGGACGCTCTCTCCCCGGCGCGGGTGCTTGAGGTCGCACTCGACGAACAAGATCACCGCGCCACGGCGACCGTTGCCCCGGAACAGCAGTCGCTCGCGATCGGCAAAGGCGGCCAGAACGTACGCCTTGCGGCAAAGCTCACCGGCTGGAAGATTGACATTAGGTCGGCGCAGGGAGCTGAGAGCGAAGACAAAGAAACAGACGCCTCTATAGAAAATACTGCGGCGGCATCAGAAGAGAGTCTGGAGGAAATGCAAAATGAAAAAATCAAAGATCAAAATGACAATGAAAAAATTCCAAATGATACTCCTGAAAAATAA
- a CDS encoding ATP-dependent Clp protease proteolytic subunit: MILIPTVIEKSQFGERAYDIYSRLLKDRIVFLGGPIEDYSANIVIAQLLFLASEDPKKDISLYINSPGGSVTATLAILDTLNYVKPDVSTVCVGLAASGAAILLAGGTRGKRFALPNAEVMIHQPWGGVQGQAADIERTAKHIVEMREKLNKILAKCTGQPLEKVEKDADRDFFMTAEDAKKYGIVDTIYKTKQ; the protein is encoded by the coding sequence ATGATTCTCATTCCAACCGTTATCGAAAAATCGCAGTTCGGCGAGCGGGCGTATGACATCTATTCACGTCTGCTCAAAGACCGTATCGTCTTCCTTGGCGGGCCGATCGAAGACTACTCGGCGAATATCGTGATCGCCCAGCTTCTCTTTCTCGCCTCTGAGGACCCAAAGAAAGACATCAGCCTCTATATCAACTCCCCGGGCGGATCGGTCACGGCGACGCTCGCGATACTCGATACGCTCAACTACGTCAAACCGGACGTCTCGACCGTCTGTGTCGGCCTGGCAGCCTCGGGAGCAGCGATACTCCTTGCCGGCGGCACGCGCGGCAAGCGCTTCGCGCTCCCGAACGCCGAAGTGATGATTCACCAGCCGTGGGGGGGCGTCCAAGGCCAGGCCGCGGACATTGAACGCACCGCAAAGCACATCGTTGAGATGCGAGAGAAGCTCAACAAAATTCTCGCCAAATGCACCGGCCAGCCGCTCGAGAAGGTGGAGAAGGACGCGGACCGCGACTTCTTCATGACCGCCGAGGACGCCAAAAAATACGGCATCGTTGACACGATTTATAAAACGAAACAATAG
- a CDS encoding peptidoglycan DD-metalloendopeptidase family protein, giving the protein MASLLAAGLLLAPVPAAEASVLGFFSSIFGEHAAAETADREPPIIARADSQLLPLLSSLPVADPARALRDDSITIVSGTALLSETGPADITSGDRRGGSDQISIYVVRPGDSLSEIADMFGVSVNTIVWANDIERHDLVRAGQTLVILPVSGVRYEVRAGDTLKSIASRYKGDLDEIRQYNDLEEGATLAVGDTVIIPDGEIARSVPTAAASGRSARSTPSYEGYYLRPVLSGRRTQGIHGYNGIDLGARVGTEILAAADGEVILSKRDGWNGGYGTYIVIAHENGTQTLYAHNSLNVVSFGQRVVRGEVIGYIGATGKATGPHLHFEVRGARNPF; this is encoded by the coding sequence GTGGCCTCCTTGTTAGCTGCGGGGCTCCTCCTCGCGCCCGTTCCCGCCGCCGAGGCGAGTGTTCTAGGATTTTTCTCGTCCATCTTTGGTGAGCACGCCGCGGCAGAGACTGCCGATCGGGAGCCCCCCATCATCGCACGCGCAGATTCGCAGCTCCTGCCGCTCCTCTCATCTCTCCCCGTAGCGGATCCGGCACGAGCGCTTCGCGATGACTCAATCACGATCGTAAGCGGCACCGCGCTTCTCTCCGAGACTGGACCAGCAGACATCACAAGTGGTGACCGGCGAGGCGGGAGTGATCAAATCAGCATCTACGTGGTGCGGCCGGGCGATTCGCTCTCTGAGATCGCGGATATGTTCGGCGTCTCGGTCAACACCATTGTCTGGGCGAACGATATCGAGCGCCACGACCTGGTTCGCGCCGGGCAAACGCTCGTCATACTCCCCGTCTCCGGCGTGCGCTACGAGGTGCGCGCCGGCGATACGCTTAAGAGCATCGCGAGCCGCTACAAGGGTGATCTCGACGAGATCCGACAATATAACGACCTCGAAGAGGGCGCGACGCTTGCGGTCGGGGACACGGTGATCATCCCGGACGGCGAGATCGCACGATCTGTGCCCACTGCCGCCGCCTCGGGGCGCAGCGCTCGAAGCACCCCGAGCTACGAAGGTTACTACCTCCGGCCTGTCTTGAGCGGTCGCCGCACCCAAGGGATCCACGGATACAACGGCATTGATCTTGGGGCGCGGGTCGGCACTGAAATTCTCGCCGCTGCGGATGGTGAAGTAATACTCTCAAAGAGAGACGGCTGGAATGGCGGCTACGGCACCTATATCGTCATCGCGCATGAGAATGGCACCCAGACGCTCTACGCGCACAACAGCCTGAACGTGGTAAGCTTTGGCCAGCGCGTCGTGCGGGGGGAAGTCATTGGCTACATCGGCGCGACCGGCAAAGCAACCGGCCCACACCTCCACTTCGAAGTCCGCGGAGCGAGAAATCCTTTTTAG
- a CDS encoding YifB family Mg chelatase-like AAA ATPase, whose protein sequence is MSYAKVYAAQSVLLRAHIIEVEVDLGKGLHAFSVVGLPDKAIEESRDRVSAAIKNAGFKPPKQYNKKIVVALAPADLRKEGPLFDLAIALCFLRAAGDIAFDSAGRLFLGELSLDGEVRGVRGVLPLVLEAKRRGFREVYVPAVNAVEAALVEGIAVFGVGSLREVIGHLSEEADPETIEGGSARGGFIAPQHRTEIFDAVDEPDIDLSDIKGQETAKRGLEIAAAGGHNIALFGPAGTGKTMLAKALAGILPPLDFDAVIETTGIYSSAGLLNEAIMTRPPFRAPHHTTSYVAMVGGGTIPKPGEVTLAHNGVLFLDEFPEFDRKVLETLRQPLEERVVSISRARGSSLFPANFILVAAMNPCPCGNAGTAKPCDCAPQHIARYERRLSGPIMDRIDLWIEVSKIDYEALAEGRRSEGESALMRERVRRARERARERYASATKPLRFNSELSARDLSRYVPLAPEAKSMLTDAARSWGLSARSFHRMIKLARTIADLKGERDVTGAHINEAFTYRPRKLFARL, encoded by the coding sequence ATGTCCTATGCGAAGGTCTACGCGGCACAGAGTGTACTCCTCAGGGCGCATATCATCGAGGTGGAAGTGGATCTCGGCAAGGGGCTCCACGCTTTTTCTGTAGTGGGTCTCCCAGACAAGGCGATCGAGGAGTCACGCGATAGGGTGAGCGCCGCGATCAAGAACGCCGGCTTTAAGCCGCCGAAGCAGTACAATAAGAAAATTGTGGTGGCCCTCGCTCCGGCGGACCTTCGCAAAGAAGGCCCGCTTTTTGATCTTGCGATTGCGCTCTGCTTTCTTCGCGCCGCAGGCGATATCGCGTTCGATTCCGCGGGGCGGCTTTTTCTCGGCGAGCTCTCGCTTGATGGCGAGGTGCGGGGAGTCAGAGGCGTACTTCCCCTTGTGCTTGAGGCAAAGCGCCGCGGATTTCGCGAAGTCTATGTGCCGGCGGTGAACGCCGTCGAGGCCGCGCTTGTCGAAGGCATTGCGGTCTTCGGAGTCGGCTCGCTCCGCGAGGTCATCGGGCACCTCAGCGAGGAGGCGGATCCGGAGACAATCGAGGGCGGCAGCGCTCGAGGCGGCTTTATTGCGCCGCAGCACCGGACGGAAATTTTTGACGCGGTAGACGAGCCGGACATTGACCTCTCGGATATCAAAGGGCAGGAGACGGCAAAGCGCGGTCTTGAGATCGCCGCTGCGGGCGGGCACAATATCGCGCTCTTTGGTCCAGCAGGGACCGGGAAGACCATGCTCGCGAAAGCCCTTGCTGGCATCCTTCCACCGCTTGATTTTGACGCCGTGATTGAAACCACCGGCATATATTCGAGCGCGGGACTCTTGAACGAGGCTATAATGACGCGGCCGCCATTTCGCGCTCCGCACCACACGACCTCTTATGTCGCGATGGTCGGCGGCGGGACAATTCCGAAGCCGGGGGAGGTAACGCTCGCGCACAACGGCGTCTTGTTTCTCGACGAGTTTCCGGAGTTTGACCGGAAGGTGCTCGAGACGCTCCGCCAGCCGCTCGAAGAGCGGGTCGTTTCGATTTCCCGCGCACGCGGCTCCTCGCTCTTTCCGGCGAATTTTATTCTCGTCGCCGCGATGAACCCCTGTCCCTGCGGCAATGCCGGTACCGCGAAGCCCTGCGATTGCGCTCCGCAGCATATCGCGCGCTACGAGCGGCGCCTCTCCGGCCCGATCATGGACCGTATTGATCTCTGGATCGAGGTCTCGAAGATTGATTACGAAGCGCTTGCCGAGGGGCGGCGTAGCGAGGGAGAATCCGCGCTAATGCGCGAGCGCGTGAGACGTGCACGTGAGCGCGCGCGGGAGCGCTACGCAAGCGCGACGAAGCCGCTTCGGTTCAATAGTGAGCTCTCGGCGCGCGACCTCTCGCGCTACGTGCCCCTTGCACCCGAGGCGAAATCCATGCTCACTGATGCTGCGCGCTCCTGGGGTCTCTCGGCGCGCTCATTCCACCGCATGATCAAGCTCGCCCGCACGATCGCGGACCTCAAGGGCGAGAGGGATGTCACCGGGGCACACATTAACGAGGCGTTCACGTACCGCCCGCGGAAGCTCTTCGCGCGGCTTTGA